In Microbacterium pumilum, the following proteins share a genomic window:
- a CDS encoding sugar ABC transporter permease, translating into MVADTLPARTGRASRRRRSPRARREAVRGWAYAAPTAIFVIFVFLIPLGLVLRMSASDWPLMAGYQGPNFPDNYTEAVQHRLFWDSIGFTLKYTVITTILLVGLGLGLALLVQESTRWKSFLRTSFLVPSALGLASASLLFYVLYSPYAGPFADLMQSWGFTFLGTPEGALWSTVFLVVWRYAGFYMLLMLVGLQGIPDDVYEAAHIDGASRWQTFRDITLPLLRPTFALTIVLCVTGSLLAFEQFYILTKGGPDNSTMTIVQLIYNVAFQGQNNLGIAAALSVIVLIALIVINIFQLRAFRRPDEN; encoded by the coding sequence ATGGTCGCCGACACCCTCCCCGCGCGCACCGGCCGCGCGTCGCGTCGCAGACGCTCGCCGCGCGCCCGGCGCGAAGCCGTGCGCGGCTGGGCTTACGCCGCCCCGACGGCGATCTTCGTCATCTTCGTCTTCCTCATCCCGCTCGGTCTCGTACTGCGGATGTCGGCCTCGGACTGGCCGCTCATGGCCGGCTATCAGGGACCGAACTTTCCCGACAACTACACCGAGGCCGTGCAGCACCGCCTGTTCTGGGACTCGATCGGCTTCACGCTGAAGTACACGGTGATCACCACGATCCTGCTCGTCGGACTCGGCCTCGGGCTGGCCCTGCTCGTGCAGGAGTCGACCCGCTGGAAGTCGTTCCTGCGCACCTCCTTCCTGGTGCCGAGCGCACTCGGGCTGGCCTCGGCATCCCTCCTCTTCTACGTCCTGTACTCCCCCTACGCCGGACCCTTCGCCGACCTGATGCAGTCATGGGGCTTCACCTTCCTCGGCACTCCCGAGGGGGCACTGTGGTCGACCGTGTTCCTCGTGGTCTGGCGGTACGCCGGCTTCTACATGCTGCTGATGCTGGTGGGACTCCAGGGCATCCCGGATGACGTCTACGAAGCCGCCCACATCGACGGGGCGTCCCGCTGGCAGACATTCCGCGACATCACCCTGCCGCTGCTGCGGCCCACGTTCGCGCTCACGATCGTGCTGTGCGTGACCGGCTCGCTGCTCGCATTCGAGCAGTTCTACATCCTCACCAAGGGCGGGCCAGACAACAGCACGATGACGATCGTCCAGCTCATCTACAACGTGGCGTTCCAGGGCCAGAACAACCTCGGCATCGCCGCGGCACTGTCGGTCATCGTCCTGATCGCGCTCATCGTGATCAACATCTTCCAGCTGCGCGCGTTCCGCCGCCCGGACGAGAACTGA
- a CDS encoding sugar ABC transporter ATP-binding protein, whose product MDEARPLLELTGATVLFGADAAIDGVDFRMFPGEVHSLMGENGAGKSTLIKAITGALPLAEGQLRIGGEAVRFATPYDAQRAGISTVYQEIDLLPNVSVAENIALGREPRRFGVIDWRRMRADAHAVLADLGIDIDPASILGTHSLAVQQLVAIARAISVDVKVLVLDEPTSSLDLDEVAELFRVIRELQQRGVAILFVSHFLDQVYEICDRVTVLRNGKLVGEYLTKQLLRIDLVQKMLGRSVQDLRTRPAPEGIESAATPFLSARDISVGSGIAGADVDLAEGEVLGLAGLLGSGRTELARAITGVDRLDAGIIRISGRDSDLGRVRRAISLGVVYSSENRRTEGIISELSVRENITLALQAQRGVLRRIRPSRQRELAASWVEALDIRPPDLDRPAGTLSGGNQQKLLLARMLALSPRVLVLDEPTRGIDVGAKVEIQNLVGELAENGLSVMFISAELEEVLRVGHRVAILRNGRVIETLPSESLTVESLMAMVARPDDEADGLEKSDS is encoded by the coding sequence ATGGACGAGGCCCGCCCGCTCCTCGAGCTCACCGGGGCGACCGTGCTCTTCGGGGCGGATGCCGCGATCGACGGCGTCGACTTCCGCATGTTCCCGGGCGAGGTGCACTCGCTCATGGGCGAGAACGGTGCCGGCAAGTCGACGCTCATCAAGGCGATCACCGGGGCCCTCCCGCTCGCCGAGGGCCAGCTGCGGATCGGCGGCGAAGCAGTGCGCTTCGCGACGCCGTACGACGCGCAGCGCGCGGGGATCAGCACGGTCTATCAGGAGATCGACCTGCTCCCGAACGTGTCGGTCGCCGAGAATATCGCGCTCGGCCGCGAGCCGCGCCGGTTCGGTGTGATCGACTGGCGGCGCATGCGGGCCGACGCACACGCCGTGCTCGCCGATCTCGGGATCGACATCGATCCTGCCTCGATCCTCGGCACCCACTCGCTTGCGGTGCAGCAGCTGGTCGCCATCGCGCGGGCCATCTCGGTCGATGTCAAGGTGCTCGTGCTGGACGAGCCGACGTCCAGCCTCGACCTCGACGAGGTGGCCGAGCTCTTCCGTGTCATCCGCGAGCTGCAGCAGCGCGGCGTGGCCATCCTCTTCGTCTCGCACTTCCTCGACCAGGTCTACGAGATCTGCGACCGCGTGACGGTGCTGCGCAACGGCAAGCTCGTCGGCGAGTACCTGACCAAGCAGCTGCTGCGCATCGACCTCGTCCAGAAGATGCTCGGCCGGAGCGTCCAGGACCTTCGGACGCGGCCGGCGCCGGAGGGCATCGAGAGCGCAGCCACCCCCTTCCTCAGCGCGCGCGACATCTCGGTCGGAAGCGGCATCGCCGGTGCCGATGTGGATCTCGCGGAGGGCGAGGTGCTGGGCCTCGCCGGGCTGCTGGGCTCGGGCCGCACCGAACTCGCGCGCGCCATCACCGGCGTCGATCGCCTGGACGCCGGCATCATCCGCATCTCGGGTCGCGACTCGGATCTCGGTCGGGTGCGACGGGCGATCTCGCTCGGCGTCGTCTATTCGTCCGAGAACCGCCGCACCGAGGGGATCATCAGCGAGCTCAGCGTGCGCGAGAACATCACGCTCGCGCTGCAGGCGCAGCGCGGCGTCCTGCGCCGCATCCGTCCGTCACGGCAGCGCGAGCTCGCGGCGAGCTGGGTCGAGGCGCTCGACATCCGCCCACCGGACCTGGATCGGCCCGCGGGGACGCTTTCGGGCGGCAATCAGCAGAAGCTGCTGCTCGCGCGCATGCTCGCGCTGTCGCCTCGTGTGCTCGTGCTCGACGAGCCGACACGCGGGATCGACGTCGGTGCGAAGGTCGAGATCCAGAACCTCGTGGGCGAGCTCGCCGAGAACGGCCTCTCGGTCATGTTCATCTCGGCCGAACTCGAAGAGGTGCTCCGGGTCGGGCACCGCGTGGCGATCCTGCGCAACGGCCGGGTGATCGAGACCCTGCCGTCGGAGAGCCTCACGGTCGAATCGCTCATGGCGATGGTGGCGCGACCCGATGACGAGGCCGACGGGCTCGAGAAGAGCGACTCGTGA
- a CDS encoding sugar ABC transporter substrate-binding protein, producing the protein MINHRRRRAPLRAFTAIVATAALMGGLVACSGGGGSPTPAESIGPDGTDDGSTLTLWTRAPLEKQANLLVDAYNAGHENQVELTVVPNDDYVAKVGAAAGSGGLPDLFAADIVYVPNWVEQGLFQDISAQIDALPFKDAINKGHLTAGTADGKEHVLPFVLDLSMLFWNKELFEEAGLDPDTAPSDLAEFAADAKAIQALNKDGVYGTATGLNCGGCLVFTWFPSVWAAGDQVMNPEGTESLLNSDTAKEMYSTWRDLWESGAVLPSSQDEAGPTWTAGFTEGNVGLMFYPATLLSSTPFDVGVAGIPGPDGGASTFVGGDGIGVSKDSKKAAQAWNFLSWMMSEDAQVGVLAKDNDVVSRSDLATNEYSEKDPRLVTINEVAGNGDTPVALNFQQAFNAPGSPWLTLVRNAVLEGTDTVDDDNQGITEILQQ; encoded by the coding sequence ATGATCAACCACCGACGCCGGCGCGCGCCACTGCGAGCGTTCACGGCGATCGTCGCCACCGCAGCATTGATGGGCGGGCTCGTCGCCTGCTCTGGCGGCGGCGGCAGCCCCACTCCCGCCGAGTCGATCGGGCCCGACGGCACCGACGACGGTTCGACCCTGACGCTGTGGACCCGCGCCCCGCTCGAGAAGCAGGCGAACCTGCTGGTCGACGCGTACAACGCCGGCCACGAGAACCAGGTCGAGCTCACGGTCGTCCCGAACGACGACTACGTCGCCAAAGTCGGCGCTGCCGCCGGCTCCGGCGGACTGCCCGACCTGTTCGCCGCAGACATCGTCTACGTGCCGAACTGGGTGGAGCAGGGCCTCTTCCAGGACATCTCGGCGCAGATCGATGCGCTGCCCTTCAAGGACGCGATCAACAAGGGTCACCTGACCGCCGGCACCGCCGACGGCAAGGAGCACGTGCTGCCCTTCGTGCTCGACCTCTCGATGCTGTTCTGGAACAAGGAGCTGTTCGAGGAGGCCGGGCTCGATCCCGACACGGCACCCTCTGACCTCGCCGAATTCGCTGCGGACGCCAAAGCCATCCAGGCGCTGAACAAGGACGGCGTGTACGGCACGGCGACCGGTCTGAACTGCGGCGGATGCCTCGTCTTCACGTGGTTCCCGAGCGTGTGGGCCGCGGGCGACCAGGTGATGAACCCCGAGGGCACCGAGTCGCTCCTGAACAGCGACACCGCCAAGGAGATGTACTCGACGTGGCGGGACCTGTGGGAGTCCGGCGCGGTGCTGCCGAGCTCGCAGGACGAGGCCGGCCCCACCTGGACAGCCGGATTCACCGAGGGCAACGTCGGCCTGATGTTCTACCCCGCGACGCTGCTCTCGTCGACACCGTTCGACGTGGGCGTCGCCGGGATCCCCGGACCCGACGGCGGCGCCTCGACGTTCGTCGGCGGCGACGGCATCGGCGTCTCGAAGGACTCCAAGAAGGCTGCGCAGGCGTGGAACTTCCTCAGCTGGATGATGTCGGAGGACGCGCAGGTCGGCGTGCTGGCCAAGGACAACGACGTCGTCTCACGTTCCGACCTCGCGACCAACGAGTACTCCGAGAAGGACCCGCGTCTGGTCACGATCAACGAGGTCGCGGGCAACGGCGACACTCCAGTGGCGCTGAACTTCCAGCAGGCGTTCAACGCACCGGGCAGCCCCTGGCTGACACTGGTGCGCAACGCTGTGCTCGAGGGCACCGACACCGTCGACGATGACAACCAGGGCATCACCGAGATCCTTCAGCAGTGA
- a CDS encoding DUF1992 domain-containing protein — protein sequence MAEDPRVAAARYRLEQLAAQDGDAAAESADAQRPTAPERGSTAAERAAFVEVSIQQAIRRGEFDNLPGAGKPLTGLGDRHDPDWWIRRKIETEKLTGLGPPALMLRVESAEFADRLDLLSHEDDVRESIEDFNRRVIEARRQLLGGPPVVTPTRDVEVDVREWRARRRARMAEAAVEAEDEPGRRGWRWRRRRTSA from the coding sequence ATGGCCGAGGACCCTCGCGTGGCAGCCGCGCGCTATCGCCTCGAGCAGCTGGCTGCTCAGGATGGCGACGCCGCCGCCGAGTCGGCAGATGCCCAGCGCCCCACCGCGCCGGAGCGCGGGAGCACCGCTGCCGAACGTGCTGCGTTCGTCGAGGTCTCGATCCAGCAGGCGATCCGGCGCGGCGAGTTCGACAACCTGCCGGGTGCGGGCAAGCCTCTCACCGGCCTCGGCGATCGCCACGACCCGGACTGGTGGATCCGGCGCAAGATCGAGACCGAGAAGCTCACCGGGCTCGGTCCGCCGGCCCTGATGCTGCGGGTCGAGAGCGCGGAGTTCGCCGATCGGCTCGACCTCCTCTCTCACGAGGACGACGTGCGCGAGAGCATCGAGGACTTCAACCGGCGGGTCATCGAGGCGAGACGGCAGCTGCTCGGCGGTCCGCCCGTGGTCACTCCGACGCGCGACGTCGAGGTCGACGTGCGCGAGTGGCGCGCGCGCCGTCGCGCCCGCATGGCGGAGGCTGCCGTAGAGGCCGAGGACGAGCCCGGGCGACGGGGGTGGCGGTGGCGTCGGCGACGGACCAGCGCCTGA
- a CDS encoding LacI family DNA-binding transcriptional regulator → MSEEKGSRTANIFDVARLAGVSHQTVSRVLNDLPNVRPATRARVEQAIAQLRYSPSPAARALVTRRTRTIGLVTPGVSDYGPTSVAMHFNFAARAARYNVETVSSLDADAAGVREVVEGLLRQRVDAIVLIVVDIAVLEAVRGLDLSIPVVAAASAPRRSPLIVSIDQYRGARAAVRHLAELGHQRILHVAGPQRAPDATERMRGWRDELAARRLAAVEPEYGDWSAASGYRVGSALDVEPDSAIFVGNDHMSIGVLSALRERGIRVPEDVSVVGFDDVPEAGYLYPALTTVRQDFAALGELIMQKVLIAVEEPETATEDTPLPTHLIVRQSTRAPGAE, encoded by the coding sequence GTGAGCGAGGAGAAGGGCTCGCGCACCGCGAACATCTTCGACGTCGCGCGCCTCGCGGGCGTCTCGCATCAGACGGTGTCGCGGGTTCTCAACGACCTGCCGAACGTCCGCCCCGCCACGCGGGCGCGCGTCGAGCAGGCGATCGCGCAGCTGCGCTACAGCCCATCCCCCGCGGCCCGCGCGCTCGTGACGCGGCGCACCCGCACGATCGGGCTCGTCACGCCCGGCGTCTCGGACTACGGCCCGACGTCCGTCGCGATGCACTTCAACTTCGCCGCGCGCGCCGCGCGCTACAACGTCGAGACCGTCAGCTCGCTGGACGCCGATGCCGCCGGTGTCCGCGAGGTCGTCGAGGGCCTGCTGCGCCAGCGGGTGGACGCGATCGTGCTCATCGTCGTCGACATCGCCGTGCTCGAGGCAGTGCGGGGGCTCGACCTCAGCATTCCGGTCGTCGCCGCGGCATCCGCCCCCCGGCGCAGCCCGCTGATCGTCTCGATCGACCAGTACCGCGGTGCGCGCGCGGCTGTCCGGCATCTGGCGGAGCTCGGTCACCAGCGCATCCTGCATGTGGCGGGACCACAGCGCGCGCCGGATGCGACCGAGCGGATGCGCGGATGGCGGGACGAGCTGGCCGCGCGGCGGCTCGCAGCGGTCGAACCGGAGTACGGCGATTGGTCGGCGGCCAGCGGGTACCGGGTGGGCTCCGCCCTCGACGTCGAACCGGACTCGGCGATCTTCGTGGGCAATGACCACATGTCGATCGGCGTGCTCTCAGCCCTGCGCGAGCGCGGCATCCGCGTGCCCGAAGACGTGAGCGTCGTCGGGTTCGACGACGTTCCCGAAGCCGGGTACCTCTACCCCGCACTCACGACCGTGCGACAGGACTTCGCGGCGCTCGGCGAACTCATCATGCAGAAGGTGCTGATCGCGGTCGAAGAACCCGAGACCGCCACCGAGGACACCCCCTTGCCCACCCACCTCATCGTGCGACAGTCGACGCGCGCGCCTGGGGCTGAGTGA
- a CDS encoding ABC transporter permease subunit, producing the protein MTTTAQPQTGRAEGLASRYSTFMSRHASLMPTFAALAILILLFVGAQIYFGNFITPRNLSALLLDNSYLLILAVGMTFVILTGGIDLSVGSVMAFTGILCARLLSEGFPAIVTIPVMIIGGGAVGLMVGVLVQYFEVQPFIASLAGLFLARGLAFVVSLESIKVEDPIVLWFGSTRFRLGEWYISPTGILALLVVAIAAIVLQWTRFGRTIYAVGGSEQSARLMGLHVARTKIIAYVISGVCAGLAGLALTAYSGAGYPLYGVGTELDAIAAVVIGGTLLTGGRGYVLGSLVGVLVYGAIQTVISFMGAEQSWTRIIIGILLLVFIVVQRVIVARSDRRR; encoded by the coding sequence ATGACCACGACCGCGCAGCCCCAGACCGGCCGAGCCGAAGGGCTCGCGTCGCGTTACAGCACGTTCATGAGCCGGCACGCCTCGCTCATGCCGACGTTCGCGGCACTCGCCATCCTGATCCTGCTGTTCGTCGGGGCGCAGATCTACTTCGGCAACTTCATCACGCCGCGGAACCTCTCGGCGCTGCTGCTCGACAACTCCTACCTGCTCATCCTGGCCGTCGGCATGACCTTCGTGATCCTCACGGGCGGCATCGACCTCTCCGTGGGCTCGGTCATGGCCTTCACGGGCATCCTGTGCGCACGCCTGCTGTCGGAGGGGTTCCCTGCGATCGTCACGATCCCGGTCATGATCATCGGCGGCGGCGCCGTCGGCCTGATGGTGGGCGTGCTCGTGCAGTACTTCGAGGTGCAGCCGTTCATCGCCTCGCTCGCCGGGCTGTTCCTCGCGCGCGGTCTCGCGTTCGTCGTCAGTCTCGAGTCGATCAAGGTCGAAGACCCGATCGTCCTGTGGTTCGGGAGCACCCGCTTCCGCCTGGGCGAGTGGTACATCTCGCCGACCGGCATCCTGGCCCTGCTCGTCGTGGCCATCGCGGCGATCGTGCTGCAGTGGACGCGCTTCGGAAGGACGATCTATGCCGTCGGCGGCAGCGAGCAGTCCGCCCGGCTCATGGGTCTCCACGTCGCGCGCACGAAGATCATCGCCTACGTGATCAGCGGAGTGTGCGCGGGACTCGCGGGGCTCGCACTCACGGCGTACTCCGGCGCCGGATACCCGCTCTACGGCGTCGGAACCGAGCTCGACGCCATCGCGGCCGTCGTGATCGGCGGCACACTGCTCACCGGCGGGAGAGGCTACGTGCTCGGGTCCCTGGTGGGCGTGCTGGTCTACGGCGCCATCCAGACCGTGATCTCGTTCATGGGCGCTGAGCAGTCGTGGACCCGCATCATCATCGGCATCCTGCTGCTCGTCTTCATCGTCGTGCAGCGCGTGATCGTGGCCCGATCCGACAGACGCCGATGA
- a CDS encoding NAD(P)-dependent oxidoreductase produces MRIALTGSTGKLGSVVARELRSSGHEVTGLDVVGPRGPGFVQVDLTDYGQVVDALGGVDRAEPFDAVVHLGAIPAPGIRTDVATFHNNMPSTFNVFWAAVRVGIRRIVYASSETVLGLPFDVPPPYIPVDEEYPARPESVYSIVKVLEEQLATELVRWHPDLSITALRFSNVMVPEDYAEFPSFDADATLRKWNLWGYIDARDGAQAIERALAVAAPGFDRFIIAAADTVMSRPNAELIDEVFPGVPLNGEFGEHDTLLSIHKARRVLGYAPRHSWRDHVV; encoded by the coding sequence ATGCGCATCGCACTCACCGGTTCAACCGGAAAGCTCGGCTCCGTCGTCGCTCGCGAACTTCGATCATCGGGCCACGAGGTGACCGGACTGGATGTCGTCGGTCCACGCGGACCGGGGTTCGTGCAGGTGGATCTCACCGACTACGGCCAGGTGGTCGATGCACTGGGCGGCGTCGATCGAGCCGAGCCGTTCGATGCGGTCGTGCACCTCGGCGCCATTCCGGCGCCCGGTATCCGGACGGATGTCGCGACCTTCCACAACAACATGCCCAGCACCTTCAACGTGTTCTGGGCGGCCGTGCGGGTCGGCATCCGTCGCATCGTGTACGCGTCGAGCGAGACCGTCCTCGGCCTGCCGTTTGACGTGCCGCCGCCCTACATCCCGGTCGACGAGGAGTACCCGGCGCGGCCCGAGAGCGTGTACTCGATCGTCAAGGTGCTCGAGGAGCAGCTCGCGACCGAGCTGGTGCGGTGGCATCCGGATCTGTCGATCACGGCCCTGCGCTTCTCGAACGTGATGGTGCCCGAGGACTACGCCGAATTCCCCTCGTTCGACGCGGACGCGACGCTGCGCAAGTGGAACCTCTGGGGCTACATCGACGCGCGCGACGGAGCGCAGGCGATCGAGCGTGCGCTCGCGGTCGCAGCACCCGGATTCGATCGCTTCATCATCGCGGCGGCCGACACCGTCATGTCACGGCCCAACGCCGAGCTGATCGACGAGGTGTTCCCAGGCGTGCCGCTGAACGGCGAGTTCGGTGAGCACGACACGCTACTGTCCATCCACAAGGCACGCCGCGTGCTCGGCTACGCGCCGCGCCACTCCTGGCGCGACCACGTGGTCTGA
- a CDS encoding carbohydrate ABC transporter permease, with the protein MTSNSTLTPTDVLRVASTAAGHRRSPGMRIVLGIPYWVFTTALAVIFLYPLIWTTITSVQPRAGTSQTDRWGFGNYVALADYQAGIWVYLANSLFVSLLTVLLTLVVSLLGGYAFARFSFPGKNLLFLTTLAILMVPYATLLIPLYVILNAVGLSNSLVGVAIVLAMFQLPFAMFMMRISFESVPRELDEAAMVDGCSSFGALWRVLLPAVKPGLITVGLFAFLAAWNDFLAPLILITDTNKMTLPLAVANLRVQVQGVIDYGATEAGVVVLAVPCIVLFLVLQRHYVRGFMSGAFKG; encoded by the coding sequence GTGACCTCGAACAGCACCCTCACTCCCACCGACGTCCTGCGCGTCGCATCGACAGCGGCCGGTCACCGCCGGTCCCCCGGCATGCGGATCGTGCTCGGCATCCCGTACTGGGTTTTCACCACCGCCCTCGCGGTGATCTTCCTGTATCCGCTCATCTGGACGACGATCACGTCGGTACAGCCGCGCGCGGGCACGAGCCAGACCGATCGCTGGGGCTTCGGCAACTACGTCGCCCTCGCCGACTACCAGGCGGGCATCTGGGTGTACCTGGCGAACTCACTGTTCGTCTCGCTGCTGACGGTGCTTCTCACATTGGTGGTCTCGCTGCTCGGCGGCTACGCGTTCGCTCGGTTCTCGTTCCCGGGCAAGAACCTGCTGTTCCTCACGACCCTCGCGATCCTCATGGTCCCCTACGCCACGCTGCTCATCCCGCTCTACGTGATCCTCAACGCGGTCGGTCTCAGCAACTCCCTGGTGGGTGTCGCGATCGTGCTCGCCATGTTCCAGCTGCCGTTCGCGATGTTCATGATGCGCATCTCGTTCGAGTCCGTTCCGCGCGAGCTCGACGAAGCCGCGATGGTCGACGGATGCTCGAGCTTCGGCGCCCTGTGGAGGGTGCTGCTGCCGGCGGTCAAGCCGGGACTCATCACGGTGGGGCTCTTCGCGTTCCTCGCGGCGTGGAACGACTTCCTCGCGCCCCTCATCCTGATCACCGACACGAACAAGATGACGCTCCCCCTCGCGGTTGCGAACCTGCGCGTACAGGTGCAGGGGGTCATCGACTACGGCGCGACCGAGGCCGGCGTGGTCGTGCTCGCAGTGCCGTGCATCGTGCTGTTCCTCGTTCTGCAGCGGCACTATGTCCGCGGTTTCATGTCCGGCGCTTTCAAGGGATGA
- a CDS encoding ABC transporter permease, giving the protein MRKLITHRLFWPIAALVALIALNAIVRPQFISITVRDGELYGALIDILRNSAPLMLVALGMTIVIATRGIDLSVGAIMAVSGAVALTIIDTSGDPEALGTVAIALVVGILVALVLGVWNGFLVAVLGIQPIIATLVLMLAGRGMALLITEGFITTVTSAPYKFIATGYVIGLPFALFISVAAIVVIALIERRTALGVLTEAVGINPEASRLAGVRSRGIVFGAYVTSGLLAGMAGILYSSNIMAADANATGLYIELYAILAVVLGGTSLMGGKFTIAGTVVGVFTIQTLRSTILFLGVPSAQAPVVFAAVVIIVVLVQSPRVHRAARKVIHSMRTSGRTGTTTRTETAS; this is encoded by the coding sequence GTGGCCCTGATCGCGCTCAACGCGATCGTGCGCCCCCAGTTCATCTCGATCACGGTCCGGGACGGCGAACTCTACGGTGCGCTCATCGACATCCTCCGAAACAGCGCGCCGCTGATGCTCGTGGCGCTCGGCATGACCATCGTCATCGCAACCCGGGGCATCGACCTCTCGGTCGGCGCCATCATGGCCGTCTCGGGAGCCGTCGCGCTGACGATCATCGACACATCCGGTGATCCCGAAGCCCTCGGCACCGTCGCCATAGCGCTGGTCGTCGGCATCCTCGTCGCGCTGGTGCTCGGCGTGTGGAACGGATTCCTCGTGGCCGTGCTCGGCATCCAGCCCATCATCGCGACGCTGGTGCTGATGCTCGCCGGCCGTGGCATGGCGCTGCTCATCACCGAGGGCTTCATCACCACCGTCACGAGCGCCCCGTACAAGTTCATCGCGACGGGGTATGTCATCGGGCTCCCCTTCGCCCTGTTCATCTCGGTCGCGGCCATCGTCGTGATCGCGCTGATCGAGCGGCGCACCGCACTCGGGGTGCTCACCGAGGCCGTGGGCATCAATCCCGAGGCGAGCCGCCTCGCCGGTGTGCGCTCGCGCGGCATCGTCTTCGGCGCGTATGTCACGAGCGGCCTGCTCGCAGGCATGGCGGGCATCCTCTACAGCTCGAACATCATGGCCGCGGACGCCAATGCGACGGGACTCTACATCGAGCTCTACGCGATCCTCGCGGTCGTGCTGGGCGGCACATCGCTCATGGGCGGCAAGTTCACGATCGCCGGAACGGTCGTCGGCGTCTTCACCATTCAGACGCTGCGATCCACGATCCTCTTCCTCGGCGTCCCCTCGGCGCAGGCGCCGGTGGTGTTCGCCGCGGTCGTCATCATCGTCGTGCTCGTCCAATCGCCGCGAGTGCACCGCGCCGCGCGCAAGGTCATCCACTCGATGCGCACGAGCGGCAGAACCGGCACGACGACCAGGACGGAGACGGCGTCATGA
- a CDS encoding LacI family DNA-binding transcriptional regulator, translating to MQSSETGGRTATLSDVARRAGVSIATASKALNGRGDVAPATRARVTEAAEALSFTPNAMARGLLAGRTGTVGLLTSDLEGRFMIPILMGAEDAFGAGQVNVFLCDARGDAIREQHHLKALLSRRVDGIIVVGRQTDPRPSLGQDLPVPVVYAYAPSDDPRDLSLTPDNYAGGRLAIEHLISCGRTRIAHISGDPAYAAAQDRIAGARAALDAAGLPLIGEPMFSVWSEHWGRDAAAMLLAQHPDVDAIFCGSDQLARGVLDTARDLGRTVPDDLAVIGYDNWELLTTNSRPELTSIDANLQQLGRQAAQRVFDAIDGVDIGEGTHHLPVRLIIRGSTIARR from the coding sequence ATGCAGTCGAGCGAGACCGGGGGACGCACTGCAACGCTGAGCGACGTCGCGCGTCGTGCCGGAGTGTCGATCGCGACGGCATCCAAGGCTCTCAACGGACGAGGGGATGTCGCGCCCGCGACCCGAGCGCGCGTGACCGAGGCAGCGGAGGCGCTCTCGTTCACCCCGAATGCGATGGCGCGCGGACTGCTCGCCGGCCGGACCGGGACAGTGGGCTTGCTGACGAGCGACCTCGAGGGCCGATTCATGATCCCGATCCTGATGGGCGCCGAGGACGCATTCGGCGCCGGACAGGTGAACGTGTTCCTCTGCGATGCGCGTGGCGACGCCATCCGCGAGCAGCATCACCTCAAGGCGCTCCTCAGCCGGCGAGTCGACGGGATCATCGTCGTGGGCCGCCAGACCGACCCTCGTCCCTCACTCGGGCAGGACCTTCCGGTCCCCGTCGTGTACGCGTACGCGCCGTCCGACGATCCGCGCGACCTCTCGCTCACGCCCGACAACTATGCCGGCGGCCGGCTCGCGATCGAGCACCTGATCTCGTGCGGCCGAACCCGCATCGCGCACATCTCCGGCGATCCGGCGTACGCGGCCGCGCAGGACCGCATCGCGGGCGCACGCGCGGCGCTCGACGCAGCCGGGCTTCCCCTCATCGGCGAGCCGATGTTCTCGGTGTGGTCGGAGCACTGGGGGAGGGATGCCGCAGCCATGCTGCTCGCGCAGCATCCGGATGTCGACGCGATCTTCTGCGGCTCCGACCAGCTGGCGCGCGGTGTGCTCGACACAGCGCGCGACCTCGGTCGCACGGTGCCCGACGACCTCGCCGTGATCGGCTACGACAACTGGGAGCTGCTCACGACGAACTCGCGGCCCGAGCTGACCAGCATCGACGCCAACCTCCAGCAGCTCGGCCGGCAGGCTGCGCAGCGGGTGTTCGACGCGATCGACGGCGTCGACATCGGCGAGGGCACGCACCACCTGCCGGTGCGGCTCATCATCCGCGGGTCTACGATCGCGAGACGTTGA